One Deinococcus sp. LM3 genomic region harbors:
- a CDS encoding YciI-like protein, with protein sequence MHFLLLYRDLVPDYVARRESLRGAHLAHAQAAADRGELLLGGALADPVDGAALLFQGNAPDAAELFARTDPYVLGGLVGTWEVRRWHTVVGAGAAHRP encoded by the coding sequence ATGCACTTTCTGCTGCTGTACCGCGATCTTGTTCCCGATTACGTCGCGCGGCGTGAGTCGCTGCGGGGGGCGCACCTCGCGCACGCGCAGGCGGCCGCCGACCGGGGCGAGCTGCTGCTGGGGGGCGCGCTGGCCGACCCGGTGGACGGCGCCGCACTCCTGTTTCAGGGCAACGCGCCGGACGCTGCCGAGCTGTTCGCCCGCACGGACCCGTACGTGCTGGGCGGACTGGTGGGCACCTGGGAGGTGCGCCGCTGGCACACGGTGGTCGGGGCGGGCGCCGCACACCGGCCCTGA
- a CDS encoding ABC transporter ATP-binding protein: MIEVSGYTKRYGRHEAVSDLSFNVQPGAVFGLLGSNGAGKTTTIRALVGLTRPTSGTVRVQGFDVWKDPLKAKAAFGYIPDRPYLYGKLTARELLRFVAQLYRVAGADAEIDRWLEFFRLSDFGNELIETYSHGMRQKVAIIAALLPDPPVLIVDEPMVGLDPHAARQVRELFRAHADRGRTVLLTTHSLPLAEAVCDRLVVLDRGKVLGQGTMDDLRARTGTEAGGVHGDSLERIFFRLIEEEQAAAQAGAQAHDGSQTGAAERA; encoded by the coding sequence ATGATCGAGGTCAGTGGGTACACCAAACGCTACGGGCGGCACGAGGCCGTCAGCGACCTGAGTTTCAACGTGCAGCCCGGCGCGGTGTTCGGCCTGCTGGGCAGCAACGGGGCGGGGAAGACCACCACCATCCGCGCGCTCGTCGGCCTGACCCGCCCCACGAGCGGCACCGTGCGCGTGCAGGGGTTCGACGTCTGGAAGGACCCCCTGAAGGCCAAGGCGGCGTTCGGGTACATCCCGGACCGCCCGTACCTGTACGGCAAACTGACGGCGCGGGAACTGCTGCGCTTCGTGGCCCAGCTGTACAGAGTTGCTGGGGCCGACGCCGAGATCGACCGCTGGCTGGAATTCTTCCGCCTGAGCGACTTCGGGAACGAATTGATCGAGACGTACTCGCACGGGATGCGGCAGAAGGTCGCGATCATCGCCGCGCTGCTGCCCGACCCGCCCGTGCTGATCGTGGACGAACCCATGGTGGGCCTCGACCCGCACGCCGCGCGGCAGGTGCGTGAACTGTTCCGCGCGCACGCCGACCGGGGCCGCACGGTGCTGCTCACCACCCACTCGCTGCCGCTGGCCGAGGCGGTGTGCGACCGGCTGGTCGTGCTGGACCGCGGGAAGGTGCTGGGCCAGGGCACCATGGACGACCTGCGCGCCCGCACCGGCACCGAGGCCGGAGGTGTGCACGGCGACAGTCTGGAACGTATCTTCTTCCGCCTGATCGAGGAGGAGCAGGCCGCAGCGCAGGCCGGGGCGCAGGCCCACGACGGGAGCCAGACCGGAGCGGCGGAGCGCGCGTGA
- a CDS encoding nucleotidyltransferase domain-containing protein: protein MPTDRPTLSEAQARLAATVPAALRRIRETPGLLGVLWCGSAARGEANAHSDLDFHVLVRGDERWRANYVVEGVPVEVFHNPARKVRAMFAAGQGDTITMFAEGRVLLPHPELDALVAEARALHAAGPAPRPLTGQERFRLIEEVMDARALAAAGDPLHVLVACRAAELALEGLFGLRGWWRVKPQRWLPTLQERDPDAAHDLRALLTTPDAGARQAALEALAVRVTGDLTYQEGGSDPVPVP, encoded by the coding sequence ATGCCCACTGACCGACCCACGCTGTCCGAAGCCCAGGCGCGCCTGGCCGCCACCGTGCCCGCCGCGCTGAGGCGTATCCGGGAGACGCCCGGCCTGCTGGGCGTGCTGTGGTGCGGCAGCGCCGCGCGCGGCGAGGCGAACGCGCACAGCGACCTGGATTTTCATGTGCTGGTGAGAGGTGACGAACGCTGGCGGGCCAATTACGTGGTGGAGGGCGTGCCGGTCGAGGTGTTTCACAACCCGGCGCGCAAGGTCCGGGCGATGTTCGCCGCCGGGCAGGGGGACACCATCACCATGTTCGCCGAGGGGCGCGTCCTGCTGCCCCACCCGGAACTGGACGCCCTGGTGGCCGAGGCCCGCGCCCTGCACGCCGCCGGTCCCGCGCCGCGCCCCCTGACGGGGCAGGAACGCTTCCGGCTGATCGAGGAGGTCATGGACGCCCGCGCCCTGGCCGCCGCGGGCGACCCGCTGCACGTGCTGGTGGCCTGCCGCGCGGCGGAACTGGCCCTGGAAGGCCTGTTCGGTCTGCGCGGCTGGTGGCGGGTCAAGCCCCAGCGCTGGCTGCCCACGTTGCAGGAGCGCGACCCGGACGCCGCCCACGACCTGCGCGCGCTACTGACCACCCCGGACGCCGGGGCGCGGCAGGCGGCGCTGGAGGCCCTGGCCGTGCGCGTGACCGGCGACCTGACGTACCAGGAGGGCGGCAGCGACCCGGTGCCCGTGCCGTGA
- a CDS encoding universal stress protein, translating to MTRILVTTDGSELGHAALGHAQALAGAAHAAVTVLCVQADPAVLVSEFSYVPPVDPEVFAAQASALRTELQTLVPEARVRVEPAAGRTLVRAILDVAREENAALIVMSTHGRGGLGRALLGSVAEAVAHHAPVPVMLVRAGQVPAVWAATEPDRPAARHTPTA from the coding sequence ATGACGAGAATCCTGGTCACGACGGACGGCAGCGAACTGGGTCACGCGGCGCTGGGGCACGCGCAGGCACTGGCGGGAGCGGCGCACGCGGCGGTGACGGTGCTGTGCGTGCAGGCGGACCCGGCGGTGCTGGTGAGTGAGTTCTCGTATGTGCCGCCGGTGGATCCCGAGGTGTTCGCGGCGCAGGCCAGCGCGCTGCGGACCGAGTTGCAGACGCTCGTGCCGGAAGCCCGCGTGCGGGTGGAACCGGCGGCCGGACGCACGCTGGTGCGCGCCATTCTGGATGTGGCGCGCGAGGAGAACGCCGCGCTGATCGTCATGAGCACCCACGGGCGGGGCGGGCTGGGCCGGGCGCTGCTGGGCAGCGTGGCCGAGGCGGTCGCGCACCACGCGCCGGTGCCCGTGATGCTGGTCCGCGCCGGGCAGGTGCCGGCGGTGTGGGCAGCCACGGAGCCGGACCGCCCGGCGGCGCGGCACACGCCCACCGCGTAA
- a CDS encoding sugar phosphate nucleotidyltransferase: MTRASARFSSRSLSSGPAGRGTRVDGRKVLVLILAGGKGQRLGVLTQERAKPALTFGGTYRLIDFALSNCMHSGLSDVWVVEEYQLHSLNDHLTNGRPWDLDRTYGGLEVLPPSPDTLTGTLEGAGNADALHAHAHLIRAFGAEVVVVLSADHVYTLDYAGVIREHLRTGAEVTMVTTDLPAGEDASRFGNVTLTRGGRVKRFEYKPERPRGEQITTEVFVYDAAALLRTLDNLRADTPAGKGLGDFGRALIPEFVKARTARAHPLGGYWLDVGLPGAYFRAHQDLLAGRSVPLDAPDWPVLSSSIPRMPARLEAGARVEDSLISYGCRVAGRVTRSVLSPGVIVEAGAVVEDAVILRDTVIRTGAHVRRAIVDEEAVIAARVDGRKGVAVIGARAHISAPVRDDTQVEPGRRWRRGSRPRDPDASPD, translated from the coding sequence ATGACACGAGCCTCCGCCCGCTTCTCGTCCCGCAGTCTCAGCAGTGGCCCGGCCGGACGCGGCACCCGCGTGGACGGCCGCAAGGTGCTCGTCCTGATCCTGGCCGGCGGCAAGGGGCAGCGGCTGGGCGTGCTGACCCAGGAACGCGCCAAGCCCGCCCTGACCTTCGGCGGCACGTACCGCCTGATCGACTTCGCCCTGAGCAACTGCATGCACAGCGGTCTGTCAGACGTGTGGGTGGTGGAGGAATACCAGCTGCACTCCCTGAACGACCACCTGACGAACGGGCGGCCCTGGGATCTGGACCGCACGTATGGCGGCCTGGAGGTGCTGCCACCCAGCCCGGACACCCTGACCGGTACCCTGGAGGGCGCCGGGAACGCCGACGCCTTGCACGCGCACGCGCACCTGATCCGCGCGTTCGGGGCCGAGGTGGTCGTGGTGCTGTCGGCCGATCACGTGTACACCCTGGATTACGCCGGGGTCATCCGCGAGCACCTGCGGACCGGCGCGGAGGTCACGATGGTCACCACGGACCTCCCGGCGGGCGAGGACGCCTCGCGCTTCGGGAACGTGACCCTCACACGCGGCGGGCGTGTGAAGCGCTTCGAGTACAAGCCCGAACGCCCGCGCGGCGAGCAGATCACCACCGAGGTCTTCGTGTACGACGCGGCCGCCCTGCTGCGCACCCTGGATAACCTGCGCGCCGACACGCCCGCGGGGAAGGGCCTGGGGGACTTCGGGCGCGCGCTGATCCCGGAGTTCGTAAAGGCCAGGACCGCGCGCGCCCACCCGCTCGGCGGGTACTGGCTGGATGTGGGCCTGCCCGGAGCGTACTTCCGGGCGCATCAGGACCTGCTCGCGGGCCGCTCGGTGCCGCTGGACGCGCCGGACTGGCCGGTCCTGAGCAGCAGCATTCCACGCATGCCTGCCCGCCTGGAGGCCGGGGCGCGCGTGGAGGACAGCCTGATCTCGTACGGGTGCCGCGTGGCGGGCCGCGTGACCCGCTCGGTCCTGTCGCCCGGCGTGATCGTCGAGGCGGGCGCGGTCGTCGAGGACGCCGTGATCCTGCGCGACACCGTCATCCGCACCGGAGCTCACGTGCGCCGCGCCATCGTGGACGAGGAGGCCGTGATTGCGGCCCGCGTGGACGGCCGGAAAGGCGTGGCCGTGATCGGCGCGCGCGCCCACATCAGCGCCCCCGTGCGGGACGACACGCAGGTCGAACCGGGCCGCCGCTGGCGCCGGGGCTCCCGCCCGCGCGACCCGGACGCCTCACCGGACTGA
- a CDS encoding DUF402 domain-containing protein: MTRQAHPVKVETHDVAARCHYTNTGARPVHTYRETPFGLFVAREFHEHPRIRHWQAHLIPALNLVVCRYDFHGRREHDYYLDVADISRHGDVWQVRDLYLDLIVHDGLMAEIADTDELLAAREAGYLTETEMHRAVAIAHTALSGLGRARYVLPDWMARRNMQLHWCDAAALA; the protein is encoded by the coding sequence ATGACCCGACAGGCGCATCCGGTGAAGGTGGAGACACACGACGTGGCTGCACGTTGCCATTACACCAACACGGGCGCGCGCCCTGTCCACACCTACCGCGAGACGCCGTTCGGTCTGTTCGTGGCCCGCGAATTCCACGAGCACCCCCGCATCCGGCACTGGCAGGCGCACCTGATTCCGGCCCTGAATCTGGTGGTGTGCCGCTACGACTTTCACGGGCGGCGCGAGCACGACTACTACCTGGACGTGGCCGACATCAGCCGCCACGGCGACGTGTGGCAGGTGCGCGACCTGTACCTGGACCTGATCGTGCACGACGGCCTGATGGCCGAGATTGCCGACACCGACGAACTGCTCGCCGCGCGCGAGGCCGGGTACCTGACCGAAACCGAGATGCACCGCGCCGTCGCCATCGCGCACACGGCGCTGTCCGGGCTGGGCCGCGCCCGCTACGTGCTGCCCGACTGGATGGCCCGCCGGAACATGCAGCTGCACTGGTGCGACGCGGCCGCCCTGGCCTGA
- a CDS encoding U32 family peptidase, producing MGLTRLTPTHDLNAQQITELAGLVGGQHLEVIAYGHLPVFHTEHCVFCRFLSSGTDYTNCGHPCETHRVALRDERGHTHPVMADVGCRNTVFEGRPQVAAPHLGAWLRAGIRDLRLEFVHETPQQVTGVIEAHRAFLAGDLSAADLQATLDTLSAGSGVTEGSLFVPHDFGTLDALPVL from the coding sequence CTGGGATTGACCCGCCTGACGCCCACCCACGACCTGAACGCGCAGCAGATCACGGAACTCGCCGGACTGGTCGGCGGGCAGCATCTGGAAGTCATCGCGTACGGGCACCTGCCGGTCTTCCATACCGAGCACTGCGTGTTCTGCCGCTTCCTGAGCAGCGGCACCGACTACACCAACTGCGGGCACCCCTGCGAGACGCACCGGGTCGCGCTGCGCGACGAGCGGGGCCACACCCACCCGGTCATGGCGGACGTGGGTTGCCGCAACACCGTGTTCGAGGGCCGCCCGCAGGTGGCCGCCCCGCACCTGGGCGCGTGGCTGCGCGCCGGTATCCGCGACCTGCGCCTTGAATTCGTGCACGAGACGCCGCAGCAGGTGACGGGCGTCATCGAGGCGCACCGCGCGTTCCTGGCCGGTGACCTGTCGGCGGCCGACCTGCAGGCCACCCTGGACACACTGTCCGCCGGGTCCGGCGTGACCGAGGGCAGCCTGTTCGTCCCGCACGACTTCGGCACGCTGGACGCCCTGCCGGTCCTGTAA
- a CDS encoding TIGR00282 family metallophosphoesterase, with product MIRLLFVGDVFASPGRRVLGSHLPSLRSRADFIVVNMENAAGGFGMHREAADGALRAGAHCLTLGNHAWHHKDIYVLMQDEGKYPIVRPLNYSDPGTPGVGWRSFDVKTAQGTERLTVVNLLGRVFMEAVDNPFRAMDTLLERDDLGSVFVDFHAEATSEKQGLARYLDGRVAAVIGTHTHVPTADTRILPGGTAFQADAGFTGPFESIIGSDPHGPIERFVTERPHRYGAADGPAELNGVFVQIEAGRAVGVERYRYVEEA from the coding sequence ATGATCAGGTTGCTGTTTGTGGGGGATGTGTTCGCTTCGCCGGGGCGGCGGGTGCTGGGGTCGCATCTGCCGTCGCTTCGTTCACGGGCGGATTTCATCGTGGTGAACATGGAGAACGCGGCGGGTGGCTTCGGGATGCACCGCGAGGCGGCGGACGGCGCGCTCAGGGCCGGGGCGCACTGCCTGACGCTGGGGAATCACGCGTGGCATCACAAGGACATCTACGTGCTGATGCAGGACGAGGGGAAGTACCCGATCGTGCGGCCCCTGAATTACAGCGATCCGGGTACGCCGGGCGTGGGCTGGCGGTCCTTCGACGTGAAGACCGCGCAGGGCACGGAGCGCCTGACGGTCGTGAACCTGCTGGGGCGGGTGTTCATGGAGGCGGTGGACAACCCGTTCCGGGCGATGGATACGCTGCTGGAACGCGATGATCTGGGCAGCGTGTTCGTGGATTTCCATGCCGAGGCGACCAGCGAGAAGCAGGGGCTCGCGCGGTACCTGGACGGGCGGGTGGCGGCCGTGATCGGCACGCACACGCACGTGCCCACGGCGGACACGCGGATTCTGCCGGGCGGCACGGCCTTCCAGGCGGACGCGGGGTTCACGGGGCCGTTCGAGTCGATCATCGGGAGTGACCCGCACGGGCCGATCGAGCGCTTCGTGACCGAGCGCCCGCACCGGTACGGCGCGGCGGACGGTCCGGCGGAGCTGAATGGCGTCTTTGTCCAGATAGAGGCGGGACGGGCGGTGGGGGTGGAACGGTACCGTTACGTGGAAGAGGCGTGA
- a CDS encoding DUF3656 domain-containing protein, with translation MPRVPVKPEVMSPVGGEAQLRAAVEAGADAVFFGVNPARDQAGRAGRADGAGFHARAKVGFELEALPEIMSGLHARGVQGFVTFNVLVFDRELRQAEAQLIALAEAGVDALIVQDHGVARLAQQICPDLPIHGSTQMSITSAEGAELARRFGASRVVLGRELSLRDIERIAGQTDIELETFVHGALCVSYSGQCFSSEAWGGRSANRGQCAQACRLPYDLFVDGLQRDLGDARYLLSPGDLYALHQVPDLVRIGVDCLKIEGRYKDAEFVALTTAAYRKAVDEAWAGRPLSVTRQEEQDLEQVYSRGLAPHFMAGTNHQTVVRGRAPRHRGVRVGTVRGVTERGVLVELSEPLKPGDGLVFDPANWRAPEGREEGGFLYGLWQEGQQLDDAALARVRPGGVYELRFGRGAVDGRRVREGDPVWRTQDPTLAARVRPLVEAADPVYTRPVTAHFMGHVGFPPALTLTDEHGHSVTATLPDALGEARNRALDEAGLREQLGKLGGTPYHLESLTTDLRGAGFLPVSTLNALRRDAAAQLTDLRAQAPERRTAPRLDSTLAALPRTERAPAPAIPQLHVLVRTPEQLDAALEGRPDSVTLDYLELYGLKPSVERVRAAGIPVRVASPRILKPTEQNLQKFLQSLNAGILVRSGGLLEGLQEQRGPESGGRSRAGRN, from the coding sequence ATGCCGCGTGTCCCCGTTAAACCCGAAGTGATGAGCCCCGTGGGCGGTGAGGCCCAGTTGCGCGCCGCCGTCGAGGCCGGCGCGGACGCCGTGTTCTTTGGCGTGAACCCGGCCCGTGATCAGGCAGGCCGCGCCGGCCGGGCCGACGGGGCGGGCTTTCACGCGCGCGCCAAGGTAGGTTTCGAGCTCGAAGCCCTGCCGGAGATCATGTCCGGGCTGCACGCGCGGGGTGTGCAGGGGTTCGTGACGTTCAACGTGCTGGTGTTCGACCGGGAACTGCGGCAGGCCGAGGCGCAACTGATCGCGCTGGCCGAGGCGGGCGTGGACGCGCTGATCGTGCAGGATCACGGCGTGGCGCGGCTGGCGCAGCAGATCTGCCCGGACCTGCCCATTCACGGCAGCACGCAGATGAGCATCACGTCCGCCGAGGGCGCGGAACTCGCGCGGCGCTTCGGGGCGAGCCGCGTGGTGCTGGGCCGCGAACTGAGCCTGCGGGATATCGAACGCATCGCGGGGCAGACGGACATCGAACTGGAGACCTTCGTGCACGGCGCGCTGTGCGTCAGTTACTCCGGGCAGTGCTTTTCCAGTGAGGCGTGGGGGGGCCGCAGCGCGAACCGTGGGCAGTGCGCGCAGGCCTGCCGCCTGCCGTACGACCTGTTCGTGGACGGCCTGCAACGCGACCTGGGTGACGCCCGTTACCTGCTGTCGCCCGGTGACCTGTACGCGCTGCATCAGGTGCCGGACCTCGTGCGGATCGGCGTGGACTGCCTGAAGATCGAGGGCCGCTACAAGGACGCCGAGTTCGTCGCCCTGACGACCGCCGCGTACCGCAAGGCCGTGGATGAAGCCTGGGCGGGACGGCCGCTGAGCGTCACCCGGCAGGAGGAGCAGGACCTGGAGCAGGTGTACTCGCGTGGGCTGGCGCCGCACTTCATGGCCGGCACGAACCACCAGACGGTCGTGCGGGGCCGCGCGCCCAGGCACCGGGGCGTGCGCGTGGGCACCGTGCGCGGCGTGACCGAGCGCGGGGTGCTGGTCGAACTGAGCGAACCCCTGAAACCCGGCGACGGACTGGTGTTCGACCCGGCCAACTGGCGCGCCCCCGAGGGCCGCGAGGAGGGCGGGTTCCTGTACGGCCTGTGGCAGGAAGGCCAGCAGCTGGACGACGCGGCGCTGGCCCGCGTGCGGCCGGGCGGCGTGTACGAACTGCGCTTCGGGCGCGGCGCCGTCGATGGCCGACGCGTGCGCGAGGGCGACCCGGTCTGGCGCACCCAGGACCCCACGCTGGCCGCGCGCGTCAGACCGCTGGTCGAGGCGGCGGACCCGGTGTACACCCGCCCGGTCACGGCGCACTTCATGGGGCACGTGGGCTTCCCGCCCGCCCTGACCCTGACCGACGAGCACGGCCACAGCGTCACCGCGACCCTGCCGGACGCGCTGGGCGAGGCCCGCAACCGCGCGCTGGACGAGGCGGGCCTGCGCGAGCAGCTGGGCAAGCTGGGCGGCACGCCGTACCACCTGGAAAGCCTGACCACCGACCTGCGCGGCGCGGGGTTCCTGCCGGTCAGCACCCTGAACGCCCTGCGCCGCGACGCGGCCGCGCAACTGACCGACCTGCGCGCCCAGGCGCCCGAGCGCCGCACCGCGCCTCGCCTGGACAGCACCCTGGCCGCCCTGCCCCGCACCGAGCGTGCGCCGGCCCCGGCGATCCCGCAACTGCACGTGCTGGTCCGCACGCCCGAACAGCTGGACGCCGCGCTGGAGGGGCGGCCGGACTCGGTCACGCTGGATTACCTGGAACTGTACGGCCTGAAACCCAGCGTGGAACGCGTGCGGGCCGCCGGTATTCCCGTGCGGGTCGCCAGCCCCCGCATCCTGAAACCCACCGAGCAGAACCTCCAGAAGTTCCTGCAATCCCTGAATGCGGGCATTCTGGTCCGCAGCGGCGGCCTGCTCGAAGGCCTGCAGGAGCAGCGCGGGCCGGAGTCGGGGGGCAGGAGTCGGGCGGGGCGGAACTGA
- a CDS encoding phosphoenolpyruvate carboxylase has product MSIRSDVNLLGRTLGQVLKEQEGEAFFDLVERTRALVREVRAGGDDRELQAMLAGLSGEDAGNLARAFTWYFQLVNLAEEYERVRVLQGATGVRPQSLEQALLDLKAQGLSADEVESLLARLDLGLTFTAHPTEMRRRTIRNHLVQVAQAIPDLSTGGVDGPQAARIAAHVEAMWSTPELRRLKPTVLDEVKGGLNYITNIARALPELQRDLRGAFQAAFGRDTDATLPLSFSSWMGGDRDGNPFVTPDATREALTLHRERAREVLLGGIRAAFADLSQERGGQETYRAELQALHNAVRDGERVDLVPRLEALSARLVADGQRRTAEQLLSPLLTVARVFGQHLVSLDVREHSGQTGAAVEELLRAAGVEADYLGLPEHARLELLTRELRSRRPLWPAGAALTDTLETAIGPLREVQSAVALAGPRAFGRYVISMAESVSDVLEPLLLAREVGLAILPVPLFETLDDLTRAPQVVWELLSLPEYRAVLGDSVQEIMLGYSDSNKDAGFLAANWALHEAQRNISDVCRRAGVRWRFFHGRGTSIGRGGGPASRAILGQPAGTIDAGLRITEQGEALADKYSHPVLARRNLEQALYGLLMSAARPAAPLPEEWTDAMARAARRSAQAYRELVDSEDFLPFFEQVTPIHEIARLNIASRPVRRPGAPTLGNLRAIPWVMSWTQNRANLPGWFGLKDGLNEIGVESAREMYAAWPFFRTVLDNAQMSLAKSDPLIFDEYLRLNGQGDHRLARMLRQEYQDTVALVQDIVGAELLANEPRLKESISLRNPYIDPIHRIQVELLRRSRATEGGLDEFERPLLLSIQGIAAGVRNTG; this is encoded by the coding sequence ATGAGCATTCGAAGTGACGTGAACCTGCTGGGCCGCACGCTCGGTCAGGTTCTGAAGGAACAGGAAGGCGAGGCGTTCTTTGATCTGGTCGAGCGGACGCGGGCGCTGGTCCGCGAGGTCCGGGCCGGCGGTGACGACCGGGAGTTGCAGGCGATGCTCGCGGGCCTGTCCGGTGAGGACGCGGGGAATCTGGCGCGGGCGTTCACGTGGTACTTCCAGCTGGTGAACCTGGCCGAGGAGTACGAGCGGGTGCGGGTCCTGCAGGGCGCGACGGGCGTGCGCCCGCAGAGTCTGGAGCAGGCGCTGCTGGACCTCAAGGCGCAGGGCCTGAGTGCCGATGAGGTCGAATCTCTCCTGGCGCGGCTGGATCTGGGCCTGACGTTCACGGCGCACCCGACCGAGATGCGCCGCCGCACGATCCGCAACCATCTGGTGCAGGTGGCGCAGGCGATTCCGGACCTGAGTACGGGCGGCGTGGACGGCCCGCAGGCGGCGCGGATCGCGGCGCACGTGGAGGCCATGTGGAGCACGCCGGAGTTGCGGCGGCTGAAACCGACCGTGCTGGACGAGGTCAAGGGTGGCCTGAACTACATCACGAACATCGCGCGGGCGCTGCCGGAATTGCAGCGGGACCTGCGCGGAGCGTTCCAGGCGGCGTTCGGGCGGGATACGGACGCCACGTTGCCGCTGAGTTTCTCGTCCTGGATGGGCGGGGACCGGGACGGCAACCCGTTCGTGACGCCGGACGCGACCCGTGAGGCGCTGACCCTGCACCGTGAGCGGGCGCGTGAGGTGCTGCTGGGCGGCATCCGCGCGGCGTTCGCGGATCTCAGCCAGGAGCGGGGCGGGCAGGAGACGTACCGCGCGGAACTGCAGGCGCTGCACAACGCCGTGCGGGACGGGGAGCGCGTGGACCTCGTGCCGCGCCTGGAGGCGCTGTCGGCGCGGCTGGTCGCAGACGGGCAGCGCCGCACCGCCGAGCAGCTGCTCTCGCCGCTGCTGACGGTCGCGCGGGTGTTCGGGCAGCATCTGGTGAGCCTGGATGTCCGTGAGCACAGCGGGCAGACCGGCGCGGCCGTCGAGGAACTGCTGCGCGCGGCGGGCGTGGAGGCCGATTACCTGGGCCTGCCCGAGCACGCCCGTCTGGAACTGCTGACCCGTGAGCTGCGGTCGCGCCGCCCGCTGTGGCCGGCCGGAGCGGCCCTCACCGACACGCTGGAAACGGCGATCGGGCCGCTGCGCGAGGTGCAGAGCGCCGTGGCGCTGGCCGGGCCGCGCGCCTTCGGGCGGTACGTGATCAGCATGGCCGAGTCGGTCAGTGACGTGCTCGAGCCGCTGCTGCTGGCGCGGGAGGTGGGGCTGGCGATCCTGCCGGTGCCGCTGTTCGAGACGCTGGACGACCTGACCCGCGCGCCGCAGGTCGTGTGGGAACTGCTGTCGCTGCCCGAGTACCGCGCGGTGCTGGGGGACAGCGTGCAGGAGATCATGCTGGGCTACAGCGACAGCAACAAGGACGCCGGGTTCCTCGCGGCGAACTGGGCGCTGCACGAGGCGCAGCGGAACATCAGTGACGTGTGCCGCCGCGCGGGCGTGCGCTGGCGGTTCTTCCACGGGCGCGGCACCAGCATCGGGCGCGGGGGCGGCCCGGCCAGCCGCGCCATCCTGGGCCAGCCGGCCGGGACCATCGACGCGGGCCTGCGCATCACCGAGCAGGGCGAGGCGCTGGCCGACAAGTACAGCCACCCGGTCCTGGCCCGCCGGAACCTGGAACAGGCGCTGTACGGCCTGCTGATGTCCGCCGCGCGCCCGGCCGCGCCGCTGCCGGAGGAGTGGACGGACGCCATGGCCCGCGCCGCGCGTCGCAGCGCCCAGGCGTACCGGGAGCTGGTGGACAGTGAGGATTTCCTGCCTTTCTTCGAGCAGGTCACGCCCATTCACGAGATCGCGCGGCTGAACATCGCCTCGCGCCCGGTGCGCCGTCCCGGCGCGCCCACCCTGGGGAACCTGCGCGCCATTCCCTGGGTGATGAGCTGGACGCAGAACCGCGCGAACCTGCCCGGCTGGTTCGGCCTGAAAGACGGCCTGAACGAGATCGGAGTGGAAAGCGCCCGTGAGATGTACGCCGCGTGGCCGTTCTTCCGGACCGTGCTGGACAACGCGCAGATGAGTCTCGCCAAGAGTGACCCGCTGATTTTCGACGAGTACCTGCGCCTAAACGGCCAGGGCGACCACCGCCTGGCGCGGATGCTGCGTCAGGAGTACCAGGACACGGTGGCGCTCGTGCAGGACATCGTCGGCGCGGAACTGCTGGCGAACGAACCGCGCCTGAAGGAAAGCATCAGCCTGCGTAACCCGTACATCGATCCCATTCACCGCATTCAGGTGGAACTGCTGCGCCGCAGCCGCGCCACCGAGGGCGGCCTGGACGAGTTCGAGCGTCCCCTGCTGCTGAGCATCCAGGGCATCGCGGCGGGCGTGCGCAACACCGGCTGA